In Ciconia boyciana chromosome 3, ASM3463844v1, whole genome shotgun sequence, a genomic segment contains:
- the IYD gene encoding iodotyrosine deiodinase 1 isoform X2, giving the protein MALFSSLTPVFIAIICVLIGVILKKTNGEKEKRETKSKPLSRPWVDEDLKDGTDHHLEEEEVDEEWQGLDENVAHVPFFVERYSEAEMIKRSQMFYELLNKRRSVRFLSDEPVPREVIDNVIRTAGTSPSGAHTEPWTFVVVQDPYLKHKIREIVEEEEEINYKKRMGDRWVNDLKRLRTNWIKEYLDTAPYLILIFKQVYGQLPNGKKKTHYYNEISVSIACGILLAALQNAGLYTVTSTPLNCGPQLRVLLQRPANEKLLLLLPVGYPKKDATVPALTRKPLEDIMVVM; this is encoded by the exons ATGGCACTCTTTTCTTCCCTAACCCCAGTCTTTATAGCCATTATATGTGTTTTGATTGGGGTAATACTGAAGAAGACTaatggagagaaggaaaaacgTGAGACTAAAAGCAAGCCTCTATCTCGCCCATGGGTGGATGAAGATTTAAAAGATGGCACTGACCACCACTTAGAGGAAGAAG agGTTGATGAAGAGTGGCAAGGACTTGATGAAAATGTTGCCCATGTCCCCTTCTTCGTGGAGCGCTACTCTGAGGCCGAAATGATTAAAAGGTCACAGATGTTTTACGAGCTTCTTAATAAAAGGCGGTCTGTCAGGTTTCTCAGTGATGAGCCGGTCCCCAGGGAGGTTATCGATAATGTCATCAGAACAGCAG GTACTTCACCTAGCGGAGCGCACACTGAGCCCTGGACCTTTGTGGTAGTTCAAGAtccatatttaaaacataagatTCGTGAGATtgtagaagaagaagaagaaatcaacTACAAAAAAAGGATGGGAGACAGATGGGTTAATGACCTGAAAAGACTGAG AACAAACTGGATCAAAGAGTACTTGGACACTGCTCCCTATCTGATCCTCATTTTCAAGCAGGTATACGGGCAGCTTCCAAATGGCAAAAAGAAGACCCACTACTACAACGAAATCAGTGTTTCTATTGCCTGTGGTATCCTGCTTGCTGCACTGCAG AATGCAGGTCTGTACACCGTGACCTCCACACCGCTCAACTGCGGCCCCCAACTTCGGGTGCTGCTCCAGCGCCCAGCAAATGAGAAGCTactcttgctgctccctgttGGCTATCCCAAGAAAGATGCTACTGTGCCTGCGCTGACCCGAAAGCCACTGGAAGACATCATGGTGGTCATGTGA
- the IYD gene encoding iodotyrosine deiodinase 1 isoform X1, whose product MALFSSLTPVFIAIICVLIGVILKKTNGEKEKRETKSKPLSRPWVDEDLKDGTDHHLEEEEVDEEWQGLDENVAHVPFFVERYSEAEMIKRSQMFYELLNKRRSVRFLSDEPVPREVIDNVIRTAGTSPSGAHTEPWTFVVVQDPYLKHKIREIVEEEEEINYKKRMGDRWVNDLKRLRTNWIKEYLDTAPYLILIFKQVYGQLPNGKKKTHYYNEISVSIACGILLAALQPVVKTMVRQAVPLQPVEEVNGGADIHCSPWRTPCRSRWMRLKEAVTPWEACAGAGSWQDLWREEPTLEQVCWQDL is encoded by the exons ATGGCACTCTTTTCTTCCCTAACCCCAGTCTTTATAGCCATTATATGTGTTTTGATTGGGGTAATACTGAAGAAGACTaatggagagaaggaaaaacgTGAGACTAAAAGCAAGCCTCTATCTCGCCCATGGGTGGATGAAGATTTAAAAGATGGCACTGACCACCACTTAGAGGAAGAAG agGTTGATGAAGAGTGGCAAGGACTTGATGAAAATGTTGCCCATGTCCCCTTCTTCGTGGAGCGCTACTCTGAGGCCGAAATGATTAAAAGGTCACAGATGTTTTACGAGCTTCTTAATAAAAGGCGGTCTGTCAGGTTTCTCAGTGATGAGCCGGTCCCCAGGGAGGTTATCGATAATGTCATCAGAACAGCAG GTACTTCACCTAGCGGAGCGCACACTGAGCCCTGGACCTTTGTGGTAGTTCAAGAtccatatttaaaacataagatTCGTGAGATtgtagaagaagaagaagaaatcaacTACAAAAAAAGGATGGGAGACAGATGGGTTAATGACCTGAAAAGACTGAG AACAAACTGGATCAAAGAGTACTTGGACACTGCTCCCTATCTGATCCTCATTTTCAAGCAGGTATACGGGCAGCTTCCAAATGGCAAAAAGAAGACCCACTACTACAACGAAATCAGTGTTTCTATTGCCTGTGGTATCCTGCTTGCTGCACTGCAG cctgtggtgaagaccatggtgaggcaggctgtcccactgcagcccgtggaggaggtgaacggtggagcagatatccactgcagcccatggaggaccccatgccggagcaggtggatgcgcctgaaggaggctgtgaccccatgggaagcctgtgctggagcaggctcctggcaggacctgtggagagaggagcccacgctggagcaggtttgctggcaggacttgtga